A window of the Cytophagia bacterium CHB2 genome harbors these coding sequences:
- a CDS encoding aldehyde dehydrogenase family protein, which produces MSALLDQDLQSLQEVRSLLSRAKAAQLKFKEFSQEQVDRVVAAMAEAGFKASERLARMAVDETRYGKVADKTIKNQFSTRDLYEGIKHLKTVGIIREDTKKKILEIAEPMGVVAAVVPTTNPTSTAMFKCIISVKSRNAVVVSPHPRAKDCTQEAVHVMRKAAESAGAPPDLCLCLSLPTQEGTNELMRHRDTAVILATGGTGLVRAAYSAGKPAYGVGPGNVPVYIDRSADIPKAVADAVAGTTFDWGTLCSSEQALVVDAPVADRVLEELNKQKAYFLNETEAGKVAKVLVTPEFRINGEMVGQAPQRIAEAAGIKIPEDTRVLVARLAGVGKQYPLSMEKLSPVLALYVEDGWQKGCDRCMELLNFGGRGHTLGIHCNDRDIIVQFGLKKPAFRIIVNSPTAIGAVGYTTELDPSMTLGCGSYGGNITSDNIGPVHLMNIKRVAWETKPLAKPRDTGAWRPSVSVEARSREAFPYQKALSSEVSRKGVAHVSMPVAAPIAVETPRRDVSASGVSTSSPAAPPRRNDSTQPEPAAQKFGASGMTAEQVDKIVEEFSKHRK; this is translated from the coding sequence ATGTCCGCTCTCCTCGATCAAGATCTGCAATCTCTGCAGGAAGTGCGCAGCCTGCTCAGCCGTGCGAAGGCCGCGCAGCTCAAGTTCAAAGAATTCTCGCAAGAGCAGGTTGACCGCGTGGTCGCGGCCATGGCTGAGGCCGGCTTCAAGGCGAGCGAGCGTCTCGCGCGCATGGCGGTTGATGAAACCAGATACGGCAAGGTCGCGGACAAAACCATCAAGAATCAATTCTCCACGCGTGATCTTTATGAGGGCATCAAGCATCTCAAGACCGTCGGCATCATTCGCGAAGACACCAAGAAAAAAATTCTGGAGATTGCCGAGCCCATGGGCGTGGTTGCGGCCGTGGTGCCGACCACCAATCCCACCTCCACCGCGATGTTTAAATGTATCATCAGCGTGAAGTCACGCAATGCCGTGGTGGTGTCGCCGCATCCGCGCGCAAAGGATTGCACGCAAGAGGCGGTGCATGTGATGCGCAAAGCTGCGGAAAGCGCAGGCGCGCCGCCGGATTTGTGTTTGTGCTTGTCATTGCCCACGCAAGAGGGCACCAACGAATTGATGCGCCATCGCGACACTGCCGTGATTCTCGCCACCGGCGGAACCGGCCTTGTGCGCGCGGCCTATTCTGCGGGCAAACCTGCGTACGGCGTGGGTCCGGGCAATGTGCCTGTGTACATCGATCGCAGCGCGGATATTCCCAAAGCGGTTGCCGATGCGGTGGCGGGCACGACGTTCGACTGGGGCACGCTGTGTTCTTCCGAGCAGGCGCTGGTGGTTGATGCGCCGGTTGCGGATCGCGTACTCGAAGAGCTCAACAAGCAGAAAGCCTATTTTTTGAATGAAACCGAAGCCGGCAAAGTTGCGAAGGTTTTGGTCACGCCGGAATTTCGCATTAACGGAGAGATGGTGGGACAAGCGCCGCAGCGCATTGCCGAAGCAGCAGGAATCAAGATACCGGAAGACACGCGCGTGCTGGTGGCGCGGCTCGCGGGCGTGGGCAAACAGTATCCGCTCTCGATGGAAAAACTCTCGCCTGTGCTCGCGCTTTATGTTGAAGACGGCTGGCAAAAAGGCTGCGATCGCTGCATGGAACTGCTCAACTTCGGCGGCCGCGGCCACACGCTCGGCATCCACTGCAACGATCGTGACATCATTGTGCAATTCGGTTTGAAAAAGCCCGCATTTCGCATCATCGTCAATTCGCCGACGGCCATCGGCGCGGTGGGATATACCACCGAACTCGATCCCAGCATGACCTTGGGTTGCGGCTCTTACGGCGGCAACATCACCAGCGACAACATCGGCCCGGTGCATTTGATGAACATCAAACGCGTGGCATGGGAAACCAAGCCGCTGGCAAAACCACGCGACACCGGCGCCTGGCGACCCTCAGTTTCCGTGGAAGCGCGCAGCCGCGAGGCCTTCCCTTATCAAAAGGCGTTGTCCTCCGAGGTTTCACGCAAAGGCGTGGCGCATGTGTCAATGCCAGTTGCTGCCCCAATTGCGGTAGAGACGCCCCGCCGGGACGTCTCTGCAAGCGGTGTCTCCACCTCAAGCCCGGCTGCGCCGCCTCGCCGAAACGATTCCACGCAACCCGAGCCTG
- a CDS encoding DNA-3-methyladenine glycosylase 2 family protein, with protein MPYKLFPLGDQLNLPLTLRRYHAFGEDAANRYDGKVLKKVFAVDSRMHLLTLFAQANHACYDIFPATKASRVLAEAERIARHLLGLQFPLTALYAFAKSDPVLRRLTQQYRGFRPTLAADLFEMMVTSISAQQINLQFAFTVRSRLVRRYGEKLHYNGQIYFAFPSPKKLSRVRISSLRALQFTEKKSEYIIGLAKAIHAGGLDLYKLQNLSDEEIAEQLLPLHGVGRWTVDWLLARGLGRGNAIAAGDLGVRKAIQYFYFNGESQSEDTIRAFAQRWGNFTNLAVHYLLTGLALGS; from the coding sequence ATGCCATACAAACTCTTCCCTTTGGGTGACCAACTCAATTTGCCGCTGACATTGCGACGCTATCATGCGTTTGGCGAAGACGCGGCAAATCGATATGATGGCAAGGTTCTCAAGAAAGTGTTTGCCGTCGATTCACGTATGCATTTGCTCACGCTTTTCGCCCAGGCAAATCATGCTTGTTATGATATTTTTCCAGCGACGAAAGCATCGCGAGTTCTTGCTGAAGCCGAGCGCATCGCCCGCCACCTTCTCGGTCTGCAATTTCCACTTACCGCGTTGTATGCGTTTGCTAAAAGCGATCCGGTGCTGCGCCGGCTCACGCAGCAATATCGCGGCTTCCGGCCGACGCTGGCAGCCGATCTCTTTGAGATGATGGTGACGTCGATCAGCGCGCAGCAGATCAATCTGCAATTTGCGTTTACGGTACGCAGCCGCCTGGTGCGGCGTTACGGCGAGAAACTGCACTACAACGGGCAAATTTATTTTGCCTTCCCCTCGCCGAAAAAACTATCACGCGTGCGTATTAGCTCATTGCGCGCGCTGCAATTCACCGAGAAAAAGTCCGAATACATCATCGGCCTGGCCAAGGCGATTCATGCCGGCGGGCTTGATCTTTATAAATTGCAGAACCTCTCCGACGAGGAAATTGCCGAACAACTCCTGCCGCTGCACGGTGTCGGACGCTGGACGGTCGATTGGTTGCTGGCGCGCGGACTTGGCCGCGGCAATGCCATTGCCGCTGGTGATCTCGGCGTGCGCAAAGCGATTCAATATTTCTACTTCAATGGGGAATCTCAATCAGAAGACACAATTCGCGCATTCGCACAACGTTGGGGAAATTTCACCAATCTGGCCGTGCATTATTTGCTGACGGGATTGGCATTAGGCTCGTGA
- a CDS encoding VCBS repeat-containing protein, with amino-acid sequence MMHEFCTPKRNLSFRRNHVKFGAGAKFSQDSSRMTNRRRLNFQWYNTLAVSANLRNPNNPFIKLIVIGFGKIVLFSLISCNHEDFPSHHLFRATSAETVSSPAVYDFDRDGRLEIVLASFDGFCYLVDDSLRDLPNWPQPVAGGVFSSPTLWDIDGDQQPEIFIGGNDGALHGWHFNGSAVTGFPIALGYRLWSSPVMIADSLLAIGGREQMHVFDRRGKPAPGWPQSMRGWAMATPAWHEDLLVITTLTLGDASRGYVYAWHLSGELYPNFPVHLPMDAPASPSLADLNGDGRVEIIAGDEAGFLHVLQLDGSELPPFPRLVGKGIHSNPVIVDLNRDGKLDIIFGTTDGAVHAWNSTGDCLLGWPVRTGYEINSSPALIMLYEHRYGLIIGGGDGLLHGFDAGGQIIPGFPLSCGAEVSSSPMVVDLDGNGRREIVVGAHNGIHVIRDLLPSANGAIQLLEWPMFRRNLQRTGSPILQKNFTKD; translated from the coding sequence ATGATGCATGAATTTTGCACCCCCAAAAGAAATTTGTCATTCAGAAGGAATCATGTGAAATTTGGGGCCGGGGCTAAATTTTCACAAGATTCTTCCAGAATGACAAACAGGAGGAGACTTAATTTTCAATGGTACAATACGCTAGCTGTTTCTGCAAACCTCCGGAACCCCAACAATCCTTTCATCAAACTTATCGTAATCGGATTTGGCAAAATTGTGTTGTTCTCGCTGATCAGTTGTAATCATGAAGATTTCCCCTCCCATCATCTCTTCCGCGCTACCTCAGCCGAAACCGTCTCCTCGCCGGCGGTTTATGATTTTGATCGCGATGGCCGCCTCGAGATCGTCCTTGCTTCCTTTGACGGCTTTTGCTATTTGGTGGATGATTCCCTGCGCGATCTTCCGAACTGGCCGCAACCGGTTGCCGGTGGCGTGTTTTCTTCGCCAACGTTGTGGGATATTGACGGCGATCAGCAACCGGAGATTTTCATTGGCGGAAATGATGGTGCATTGCACGGCTGGCATTTCAACGGTTCGGCTGTCACGGGATTTCCAATCGCGCTCGGATATCGTCTCTGGTCTTCGCCGGTGATGATCGCCGATTCTCTGCTCGCCATCGGCGGCCGGGAGCAGATGCATGTGTTTGATCGTCGCGGCAAACCTGCGCCGGGTTGGCCGCAAAGCATGCGGGGCTGGGCCATGGCAACTCCGGCGTGGCATGAGGATTTGTTGGTCATCACAACTTTGACGCTCGGCGATGCGAGTCGTGGCTATGTTTATGCCTGGCATCTTTCGGGAGAATTGTATCCGAATTTTCCCGTGCATTTGCCCATGGATGCGCCGGCCTCCCCGAGTCTGGCAGATTTGAATGGCGATGGCCGCGTCGAAATCATTGCTGGAGACGAAGCAGGATTTCTGCACGTTTTGCAATTGGACGGCAGTGAGCTGCCGCCGTTTCCGCGCTTGGTGGGCAAGGGCATTCATTCGAATCCAGTCATCGTTGATCTCAACCGCGATGGCAAGCTCGATATCATCTTTGGCACGACGGACGGTGCGGTGCATGCGTGGAATTCCACCGGCGATTGTTTGCTCGGCTGGCCGGTGCGCACGGGTTATGAGATCAACAGCTCGCCCGCCCTCATCATGCTCTATGAACATCGCTACGGCCTCATCATTGGCGGTGGCGATGGTTTGCTGCATGGGTTCGATGCTGGCGGCCAAATCATTCCGGGATTTCCGCTGTCGTGCGGTGCGGAGGTGTCTTCTTCGCCAATGGTGGTGGACCTTGATGGCAACGGCAGGCGCGAAATCGTTGTGGGTGCACACAATGGCATTCACGTCATTCGAGATTTGTTGCCGTCTGCGAATGGCGCAATTCAATTGCTTGAATGGCCGATGTTCCGTCGCAACTTGCAGCGAACCGGTTCGCCAATCCTCCAAAAAAATTTTACCAAAGATTGA